CTTCCTGCAGTGCGTGAAGGTGATCCTGACCAAGCGTGAGCTGGCGCAACAAAAGCGGACCAACGAGGAACGCGAGCTGGCGGTACGGCAAATCATCAGCTCGGCGGTAGTGTCGGACGAAGTGGTGGATGTGTTTGATGCGGTGGGGCTGGACAAACCCAACATCGGCATCCTCGACGACGCGTTCCTGGAAGACGTGCGCAACTTGCCGGAACGCAACCTGGCCGTGGAGCTGCTTGATCGCCTGCTCGAAGGCGAGATCAGGACGCGCTTCGCGAGCAATCTCGTGCAGCAGCGGCGGTTTTCAGAACTGCTGGCCAACGTCATTACCCGCTACCAGAACCGCACCATCGAAACCGCACAGGTGATCGAAGAACTGATCGAGATGGCGCGCAAGTTCCGCGAGGCAGCCAATCGCGGCGAAGCGCTTGGGTTGAACGATGACGAAGTCCGCTTTTACGATGCGCTGGTGGACAACGAGTCCGCCGTGCGCGAACTGGGCGACGAAACGCTCAAGAAGATCGCCCACGAACTGACTGAAAGCCTGCGCCGCAACATCACTGTGGACTGGTCGCAGCGCGAGAGCGTGCGCGCCAAACTACGCCTGATGGTGAAACGCATCCTCCGCAAGTACCGCTACCCGCCCGATTTGCAAGACGGCGCGGTAGAGCTGGTGTTGCGGCAGGCAGAGGCGTTGGGCGACGCCTGGTCGTAGTCAGCGCAGCACATTTACACATTGGTACGCTGCAAAAGAAAAAGGGTTAGCGGCAATTAACCAGCTAACCCTTTGTGAGTATGGTCGGCGTAGCGGGATTCGAACTCGCGACCCCTTGCACCCCATGCAAGTGCGCTACCAGGCTGCGCTATACGCCGAGCCGTTGATTGTAGCAGTGCAGCATGAGCGCTCTGCTGCGAATAGGTGAGTGTTGCGTGATAGCTGGCCCGCAGTGCATTGCATCGGCACGCATGTGCACGCGTGCATATGTCGTGCACGTGTGTGTGAGGAGGACTAGCTGGGCTGCTTCGGGTCGAGCAACGCCGCGATTTCAAGCAGCTCTTGTCGCAAGTCGGTGCCATCAACGTGGCTGAGCACGGTGCGGCCGGTGGTGGCGACAGCGGTCACGTTGCGCCGCCGCGTCGCGGGCTGGGCGCCATTGGCCTCTTCGTCCAGTCGGCCACGGGCGCCGATGATGGTGAAGCCTTCGCCGTAGAGCAGCTCGCGGATGCGGCGCACCAGCAGCACTTCATGGTGCTGGTAATAGCGGCGGTTGCCACGGCGCTTGACCGGGCGCAGTTGGGTGAACTCCTGCTCCCAGTAGCGCAGCACGTGCGGTTTGACCAGGCAAAGCTCACTCACTTCGCCGATGGTGAAGTAGCGTTTCGCCGGAATCGGCGGCAGTTCAGCCAGCGACGGGCTCTCGCTCGGCATGAGCGGCGTCCACCTGCGCCTTGAGTTTGTTGCTGGCGTGGAAGGTCACGACGCGGCGCGCCGTGATCGGGATTTCCTCGCCGGTTTTCGGGTTGCGACCAGGGCGCTGCGATTTTTCGCGCAGATTGAAGATGCCGAAGCCGGAGAGCTTGACGTCTTCGCCACGCTCCAGGGCTTCGCGCACTTCTTCAAAGAAGTAGTCGACCATGTCCTTCGCTTCGCGCTTGTTCAAGCCCAGTCGCTCGAACAGGACATCCGCTAGCTCCGCTTTGGTAACCGATTCAGGCATTACTACTGTCTATGCACTAGGCGCGCAATGCGGCGCCATGTTGTTGTTGAACATTGTCGAGCATCCGCTGGCATGCTCCCTCGATCTCGTTATCTGCCAACGTACGTTCAGTATCTTGCATAAGTACCCGAATTGCAACGCTTTTTTTGCCTTCTGGCAGACCGGCGCCGCGGTACACGTCAAACACTTCCACCGCGCGCACAAACGCCGGCGCGGCCTCGCGCAAGCTGGCTGTGAGAGCGTCGGAATTAACGGAATTTGCAACCACCAGCGCCATGTCGCGGCGCACCAGCGGCTGCTTCGAGACCGGCACATGCACCGGCATGGGGCACTGTTGCAGCGCCGCCACATCCAGCTCGAACACCACCGGTGCCGAGCTGAGCTCGAACTTGGTCAGATGCTTCGGGTGCAGTTCGCCGATCCAGCCGATGGTCGCCCCTCCCTGCGCGATTTGCGCCGAGCGGCCAGGGTGCAGCAACGGATGCTCACCAGCAGCAAAGGTCACGTCAGCCGGCAACAACGCCATCAAATCCGCCTTTACGTCAAAAAAGTCCACTGCACGCTTGGCACTGGCCCACTGCTCGGTCACTGCGCCGCCCCAGGCTGCACCGGCGAGCCGCAGTGGCTGGGCGATCCCGGCCACAGCCAGCTCGCCATCGGTGACGCTCTTGTCGCGCAGGAACACCTTGCCCAGCTCAAAGACGCGAACCCGATCCGCCTTGTGACTGGCGTTGTATTGAATGTTCGCCAGCAAACCGGGGATCAGCGAGGTGCGCATCACCGCCATCTGGCTGGCGATCGGGTTCAGCAGCTTGATCGGGTTACCGTTGCCGAGCAGCTCGCGCTCCCAGCTTTCATCGACGAAGCTGTAGTTGATGGCCTCGAAGTAATCCGCTGCAGCAATCGCGGCGCGCAGCTCGTGCAGGCTGCGTGTGCTTTCGCGCTTGGCGTGCATCGCGGCGCGCGCGACCGGCGGCAGCGCCGGGATGTTGTCAAAGCCATAGATGCGGGCGATCTCCTCGATCAGATCCTCTTCGATCTCGATGTCGAAGCGGTAGCTGGGCGGGGTGACGATGATGGCCTCATCCGTGCCGCCGGTCGATTCCACAACAGAGCGCCGGTGCGGCAGGCCCAACCGCGTGAAAATGCCGCTCATTTCGTCGGCAGAAACCGGCACGCCGATGACCTTCTGCGCACGTGCAATGCGCATCGTGACCGGCTTGCGGGTGGGCACGTTGACCGTCTGATCGTCAAGCGGACCGGCCTCGCCGCCGCAGATTTCCAGGATCAGCGCGCAGATGCGATCCAGGTGCGCCGGGATCGTCTCCCAGTCCACGCCACGCTCAAAGCGGTGCCCGGCGTCGGTGGAGAAGTTGTAGCGGCGGCCGCGGCCCTGAATGGCGAGCGGGTGCCAGAACGCGGCTTCGACGTAGACGTTCTGCGTGTCGAGCGACACGGCCGTGCTGTCACCGCCCATGATGCCGGCGAGCGATTCAACCGCGTGGTCGTCGGCGATGACACCGACTTTGTCGTAGAGCTCGACGGTGTTGCCATTGAGCAGCTTGAGCGTTTCGCCCGCCTTGCCCCAGCGCACTTCGAGCCCGCCATGCACCTTGTCGAGATCGAACACGTGCGTCGGGCGACCGAGTTCCAGCATCACGTAGTTGGAAATGTCGACCAGCGCTGTGATCGAGCGTTGACCGGATTTCTCCAGCCGTTCCCGCATCCACGCCGGGGTGGAGGCCTTGGCGTTGACGCCGCGCACCACGCGGCCAGCGAAACGGCCGCACAGATCAGGCGCCAGCACCTTTACAGGCAGCACATCGGCCAGCGTTGCCTTCACCTCGCCAGTGGGCGCCGGCGCGAGAGGCGCGCCGGTGATGGCGTGCACTTCGCGCGCGACCCCATAGACCGACAGGCAGTCCGCCTTGTTCGGCGTCAGCTTGATCAGGAATTTGCTGTCGTTGAGCGAAAGGTATTCGCGGATGTCGGCGCCGATCGGCGCGTCGGCCGCCAGCTCCAGCAGACCGGCATGATCAGTGGAGATACCCAGCTCACGGGCGCTGCAGAGCATGCCGTTGGACTCGACACCGCGCATCTTGACCGGCTTGATCAGGAATGGCTTGCCATCCTCACCAGGCGGCAACTCGGCGCCGACCAGTGCGCAGGGGATTTTGATGCCAGCCCGGGCATTCGGCGCACCACAGACGATCTGCAGCGGTGTTGCAGCGTGCGCCCCTACGTTGACCGTACACAGCGACAGCTTGTCCGCGTTCGGATGCTTCTCGCGGGTGACGATCTCGCCGACGACGATCTTGGTGAACGGCGGCGCAGCGGGCGTCACCTCCTCCACCTCCAGCCCGGCCATCGTGAGCGCGTGGGCGAGTTCGTCCGTCGTCATGGACGGGTTGCAGAAGCTGCGGAGCCAGGATTCGGAGAATTGCATAAATTCAAGGACGAAAGACGAATGACGAATGACGAAAGAACGTGAGCGGGAACGCTAACCAATGTCGTCATTCGTCATTGGTCATTCGTCCTGCGCCAGTGGCGCTAGGCAAACTGCTTCAAAAAGCGCAGATCGCCCTCGAAGAACAGGCGCAGATCGCCAATGCCGTAGCGCAACATCGTGAGACGCTCGAGCCCGGAGCCAAAGGCGAAGCCGATGTAGCGCTCGGGGTCGAGACCGAAGTTGCGCACCACGCTCGGATGCACCTGGCCGGAACCGGAAATCTCCAGCCACTTGCCTTTCAGCGGGCCGCTTTCGAACTTCATGTCGATCTCGGCGGATGGCTCGGTGAACGGGAAGTAGCTCGGGCGGAAGCGCACCTGCAGGTCGTCGCTCTCGAAGAAGCGACGCAGGAAGTCGGTATAGACGCCCTTCAGGTCGGCGAACGAGATGTTCTCGTCAATCCAGAGTCCCTCGACCTGATGGAACATCGGCGAGTGGGTGGCGTCGGAGTCGACGCGATAGGTGCGCCCCGGCGCGATGACCTTGATCGGTTTGCCCTTCGTGGTCACGTCGCTCGCGTGCATCCGCGCGTAACGTACCTGCATCGGCGAGGTGTGGGTGCGCAGCAGCAGCGGCAGGCCGTCGGTGCCGTTCATGTCGACGTAGAACGTGTCCTGCATCGAGCGCGCCGGGTGGTTCGGCGGGTTGTTCAGCGCCGTGAAGTTGAACCAGTCGGCCTCAATCTCGGGGCCATCGGCGACGTCGAAACCGATCGAGCCAAAAATCTCCTCAACGCGCTGCCAGGTACGGATCACCGGGTGAATACCGCCCTGCCCCTTGCCACGACCGGGCAGGGTGACGTCGATGGACTCCGCCGCGAGTTTGGCGTTGAGCGCATCGGCAGCGAGCGCGTCGCGCCGGGCTCGCAACGCAGCCTCGATAGCGTCCTTGGTGCGGTTGATCTCGGCGCCACGGGTCTTCTTTTCCTCCGGCGACAGGGTGGCCATGCCCTTCAGCAGGTCGGTGACGGCGCCGGTCTTGCCAAGGTACTTCGCCTTGGCGTTCTCCAGCGACGGTGCGTCGGCACAGGCAGCGAAGTCGGCACTGGCGGAGGCGATGATTTGTTCGAGGGATTGCGTCATGTCATCACGGTCCAGAAAAAACAAAAGGGAGGCGGTGCCTCCCTTTTGTGGGTTGCTCGAGAGCGGTCGGTAAGGGAGGCCTAGGCCTTCTTGACGCGCTCCACGAGCGCGGTAAACGCCGGCGCGTCAAAGACGGCCATGTCGGCGAGTACCTTGCGGTCGATCTCGATGGCCGCCTTTTTCAGGGCGCCCATGAAGGTCGAGTACTTCATGCCGGCTTCGCGGGCTGCGGCGTTGATACGCGCAATCCACAGGGCACGGAAATCGCGCTTCTTGTTGCGGCGATCGCGATAGGCATATTGCCCGGCGCGCATCACCGCCTGCTTGGCAACGCGATAGACGTTATTGCGACGACCGCGATAGCCTTTGGCCAGCGCGATAATTTTCTTGTGACGGGCGCGGGCGGTTACACCACGTTTTACGCGAGGCATCTTTCAGTCCTCCTTATGCGTAGGGCAACATGGCCTTGACACGGCCGACGTCGCTCTCATGGATGGTAACGACACCACGCAGCTGACGCTTGTTCTTCGTCGTGCGCTTGGTCAGGATATGGCGCTTGGTTGCGTGGCCACGCTTGACGCTGCCGCTCTTGCGGACTTTCAGCCGCTTGGAGGCGGCCTTTTTGGTCTTCATTTTGGGCATGATTGCCAACTACTTTCTTGTGACCGGACGATAAAGCCCGGCTTCACGAACCTACAGAGGCGTTGCAGCACTACGCTGCAATCTTGGGGGCCCCAGCGGGTTTCGTCGATGGCGCTTTCGCGCCATCTGCTGCAGCAGGAGCCGAGGCCCCTGCTGCAGGTTTTGCCGGTGCCGCCGCTTTCGCGGGCGCCACCTGCTTTTTCTTCGGTGCCAGCATCATCACCATGAGCCGGCCTTCCATCCGCGGAAACTGCTCAACCACGCAGATTTCCTCGGTGTCCGCCTTGATTCGGTCGAGTTGTCGTACGCCAAACTCCTGATGCGCCATTTCACGACCGCGGAAGCGCAAGGTGATTTTGACCTTGTCGCCCTCGGCAATGAACTCATGGATCTTGCGCATCTTGATCTGATAGTCATGCTCGTCGGTCTGCGGACGCAGCTTGATCTCCTTGATCTCGATCTGCTTCTGCTTGGACTTCGCTTCCTGCAGGCGCTTGGACTCCTGAAACTTGAATTTGCCGTAATCCATGATGCGGCAAACCGGTGGTTGCGCCGTCGGGGCGATTTCAACCAGATCAAGCTCAGCGTCCTCGGCCATCGCCATTGCTTCGCGCAATGATTTAATGCCGGCCTGCTCACCGTCTTTGTCTATCAGTCGAACCTCGGGAGCGGTGATCTCTCGATTGATTCGGGTGTCTTTATCGGCTATGTGACAACTCCAGCACTAAATAGTCTTGTGCATTCCCGGTCTGTTTTGGGAAACGGCCAGTTCAATGAACTTTTCGACGGGCATCACGCCCAAGTCCTGATTGCCGCGCCCGCGAACCGCGACTGCGCCTTGTTCGGCCTCTTTGCCGCCCACCACAGCGATGTACGGGAGCTTTTGAAGGCTTAACTCGCGGATTTTATAGGATATTTTGTCCGCCCTCAAGTCCGCCTCGGCCCGGATGCCAGCGGCCTTGAGCCGATTTACAACGGTTTCGGCGTATTCGTTCTGATCCGAGGTGATCGACGCAACCGCAATTTGCCGCGGCGCCAGCCACAGCGGCAGGGCGCCAGCGTAGTTCTCGATCAGGATGCCGATAAAGCGCTCCAGCGAGCCCACGATGGCGCGGTGCAGCATGATCGGCGTCTTGCGCGAGTTGTCCTCGGCCACGTACTCGGCCCCCAGTCGGGCCGGCATATTGGGGTCGACCTGCATGGTGCCGCACTGCCAGACGCGGCCCAGCGCGTCCTTGAGCGAATACTCGATCTTGGGGCCATAAAAGGCGCCCTCGCCCTTCAGCTCTTCCCACGGCGCGCCGGCCGCGTCCAGCGCGTCCATCAGGGCCTTTTCGGCCTTGTCCCAGCTTTCTTCCGACCCGATGCGCTTTTCCGGGCGCGTCGAGATCTTGTAGATGATGTCGGTGAAGCCGAAATCGGCGTACACCTTCTGCAGCAGGCGCGTGAAGGCGAGGCACTCGGCCTGGATCTGGTCTTCCATCACGAAGATGTGACCATCGTCCTGCGTGAACCCGCGTACCCGCATGATGCCGTGCAGCGAGCCCGACGACTCATTACGATGGCAGGAGCCGAACTCGCCGTAGCGCAGCGGCAGCTCCTTGTACGAATGCAGGCCCGCGTTGTAGATCTGAAGGTGACCCGGACAGTTCATGGGCTTGACGGCGTACGTCCGCTTCTCGGACTCCGTCGTGAACATGTTGTCCTTGTAGTTCTCCCAATGGCCTGACTTTTCCCACAACGTGCGGTCGAGGATCTGCGGCCCCTTCACTTCCTGATAGCCGTTGTTCTCGTAGACCTTGCGCATGTACTGCTCGACGACCTGCCAGATGCGCCAGCCGTTGGGATGCCAGAACACCATGCCCGGCGCCTCGTCTTGCACGTGAAACAGGTCGAGCAGCTTGCCGATCTTCCTGTGATCGCGCTTCTCGGCCTCTTCCAGCCGGAACAGATAGGCGTCGAGGTCTTCCTTCTTCGCCCAAGCCGTGCCGTAGACGCGCGTCAGCATCTCGTTGCGATGATCGCCACGCCAGTAGGCGCCGGCCACCTTCATCAGCTTGAAGTGCTTCAGGCGTCCCGTCGACGGTACGTGCGGTCCGCGGCAGAGATCCGTGAACGCGCCTTCGGAATAGAGCGACACGTCCTCGTTGGCCGGAATGCTCGCAATGATCTCGGCCTTGTACGCCTCGCCGATGCCCTTGAAGTAGGCGACGGCCTCGTCGCGCGGCAGCACCTTGCGCAGGACCTTCTCGTCCTTTTTGGCCAGTTCGGCCATCTTGGCCTCGATCTTCTCGAGGTCTTCCAGCGTGAAGGGGCGTTTGTACGAAAAGTCGTAATAGAAACCGTCGTCGATGACCGGGCCGATCGTGACCTGGGCTTCGGGATACAGCTCCTTGACCGCGTACGCCAGCAGGTGCGCCGTCGAGTGGCGGATCACGTCGACGCCATCAGCGTCCTTTTCGGTGACGATTGCCAGTTGTGCGTCTTTGTCGATGACGAAGGATGTATCGACCAGCTTGCCATCGACCTTGCCGGCCAGTGCCGCCTTGGCGAGGCCGGCGCCGATGCTGGCGGCGACTTCAGCGACGCTGACCGGTTTGTCAAACGGCCGCTTCGAACCGTCGGGGAGTTGTACTTGAATCATGAATTTTCAGTCGTTGAAAACAAAAAAGCAGCCGAAGCTGCTTTTCCAATAGTCACTGTAGACACGTCGAAACGACGCAGAAAGCCCTAGCCCCGGCGGTGATGAAACCTTCCAAAAGTGCTAGTTCGCGGCATTCTTCGGCATCCCTTATGAACAACGTGGCGGACGAATCTGGTAGAGACAATTGGATTCGAACCAACGACCCCCACCATGTCAAGGTGGTGCTCTAACCAACTGAGCTATGTCTCTGTGAGTCATAAATTATAGCGCAGATTTCATCACACAGTACGGGCACGGAAATCGACCGCGTCCCTTGACGTTGCGACTGGCTTGTACCGGAGTGTTCAGTCAATTGCGGTAAGACTCAGCCACCGCATCCAAGTACGTCGAATCGACACTTCGGCGCTATCGGTTTACTCCTGCGCGATCCTTCGGCAGAATTACCTTACGGCGTAAATATTGGTCGGCCCCGAGCGGCTTGGCTGACACGTCCGCGACAAAGGGCAGCAAAGGACAGCGCATGACCCACGACGACTTCTGGAGGCACATCGAAGGCCTCATCCACGCAGGCGCGCATGCCAACAAGCCGGAGCCCTACCGCAAGCGTCTCGCTGCCCTGCTGGACAGTTTCGACGCGCATCAAGTCGCCTGGTTCCTGCACCATGTGAACTATCGCCTGAGCCGGCTTCGTACGCGCGGACACTGGCTCGCGGCGACGCTCGCGCACGCCGGCGCCTGTGACGACGAAGACTTCGCCGCCTTCCGCTCGTGGGTGATCGCGCACGGGCGCGATGCCTTCGATCAGGTGCTGGCCAACCCCGATCGCGCCGCGTCGCTTGGCATTCCGCTGGACCGGAACGGAGACCCGAAGCCGGCGCTCAATGCCCTGGCGTGGACGCCCGGCAAGATTTTCGACAAGAAAACTCGCAGCGACGCCGACACCCAATCCGCGATCTGGAAGACGATCGCCGCCGACGAGAGTACGCGGCATGAAGAAGACTTTCACATCGGCTGGAGCTACTGGGAACCGGTGGCACCCGGCGAGCTGGAGCGCGACTTCCCCGCGCTATGGGCGGCGTTCGGCGCACGTTACCGTGACCATTTGGCCAGTAGCGACTACGACGATCCGCTCGCCGGTTTCGTCAGGTCAGCCGAGGTGAAGGGGCTGGGCCAGGTAAACATCGGCGACACGCTGGTCAGCCGCCATGATGGCACCAGCTTCGTCGTGCTCGGCATCAGCGACACGGCGGCAATATTCGGCGACGATGAGTATCTCGGCGGGGATGACTTCCGCTACATCGCACGAGTTCAGGAGGAAGACGGCGAGATCCACAGCAATCAGGGGCTCTCGGGACGCCATCAGCGCCGACCGGACGATCCGGATACCGGACCGCCGGAAGAGGACGACGACGGCGACATGGGCAGCGGCGTCAGTGACGAAAGCATGGAGCTGGATGACGCGATCCAGGCGCGCGTGAAGGCTGCGTTGGGCGACGACGTGCGCGTGATCTACGAGGCGTATGACTATGATGATGAGGACTTGCCGGTCGACAACCTCGATCAGCGGGCCCACAAAGGCAAGATACGCTTCGTCGCCGAGGACCCGAACGATGGCGAGACATTCGAAAGCGAGACTCTGGAGAACCCGACGTGGCTGGATGTGGCGCGCGTCGCCAACCAGATGCTGATCGCGCTCAACGATCACCATCACGTCTACCTGGAGGGTTTCGACATCGTCAAGCGCCCGAAAGGCGAAGCGGCGATTGCTGAGTTCTCAATGGGATCCTGACCGTTTCGGGCGGTTCGACGGTGGCGGGCACGAGCAACCAAAAAAGTTATCAACTTTTTCGTGAAGCGACCGTTTCGCAGGGCCTGAAAGATGATTCCGCTAATAGTCGACTTTTGGCAGAAAGCGCGCGAAGCCCTCAATCAGCCGTCTTTGCAGCGAAAAGCCAATCGGAAAAAAGGTCACCCGAATGTCCCAGGCGGCTGCATCCGCCGCCCCTAGTGCGCGTTCGGAAAATCCACCGGAAACGGCAGGCTGGCAAACTCGATGCCCTCCTCGCGCAACGCTTCGGCCGTCTCACGGTCGGTGCGACCACGAATGCCGCGATGCTCCTTCTCACCGTAATGCATGGCGCGCGCTTCCTCGGCAAACCGCTCACCGACGTACTCGGTGTTGTCGCGCACCTGCTGGGCGAACCCGGCAATCGCTTCCTTCAGCTTCCCGTAGTCGATTTCGCCATCAGGCTGAGTGGCTGCCTCAACTGCCTCGCGCTTTGTCTCCGGCGCAGCGCCAACATTGATGCGCGGGGCATGCAGTTTGCGCTCGACCTGCTTTGACGCGCACACCGGACACTCGACGAGACCGCGGTCACGCTGATTCTCGAAGTCAGCGGGCGACGAAAACCAGCCTTCAAAGGGGTGCTGGTTTTCGCAGGCGAGGTTGTAGACGATCACGATGGCAGGCCGAAAAAAAGCGATGCAGCGGCGGTGCTGACAATCCGGTTTTAGCTCAAGTCAGTAACGAACCTGACCATTGCGATCCAGTACGGTCAGTTCGACAAACTTCGAGGCACCGTGGTCATCCGGTCCGAAGGACACCGGAAACCCGCCCAGATTGGCATCACGCATGCTCTCGATCGCACGGATCAGCGCCTCGCGCGAGGTGTCCCCACCGCGTTTGAGTGCCTCTACCATGATGCGGGCGGCGATGAAGCCTTCAAGGCTGGTGTACGACAATTCCGCGCCTTTGGCCTTGATCAGGCGCTGATATTCCATGACCCACGGGTATTTTTCGCTGGCTGGCGATGGCACTACCTGCGAAATCATGACGCCGCTGCCAATCGGACCGAGCGCCTTCGCCAGCGCCTTGGTACCAACGAAAGACACATTGGCGTAGCGCGTCAGCAAGCCGCGCGCCTTGGTCTGTTTGATGAATTCGGCGCAGGAGCCATAGGTGCTGACCATCACGATGGCCTCCGGCTTGGCGGCGAGCATGCGCTCGACGGCAGCGCTGACATCGTTGCTGTTGCGCTCAACAGTTGCCTTGGCGAACACATTCATGCGCCGCGAA
This is a stretch of genomic DNA from Casimicrobium huifangae. It encodes these proteins:
- a CDS encoding DUF1178 family protein translates to MIVYNLACENQHPFEGWFSSPADFENQRDRGLVECPVCASKQVERKLHAPRINVGAAPETKREAVEAATQPDGEIDYGKLKEAIAGFAQQVRDNTEYVGERFAEEARAMHYGEKEHRGIRGRTDRETAEALREEGIEFASLPFPVDFPNAH
- the rplT gene encoding 50S ribosomal protein L20, whose translation is MPRVKRGVTARARHKKIIALAKGYRGRRNNVYRVAKQAVMRAGQYAYRDRRNKKRDFRALWIARINAAAREAGMKYSTFMGALKKAAIEIDRKVLADMAVFDAPAFTALVERVKKA
- a CDS encoding MerR family transcriptional regulator, yielding MPSESPSLAELPPIPAKRYFTIGEVSELCLVKPHVLRYWEQEFTQLRPVKRRGNRRYYQHHEVLLVRRIRELLYGEGFTIIGARGRLDEEANGAQPATRRRNVTAVATTGRTVLSHVDGTDLRQELLEIAALLDPKQPS
- the pheS gene encoding phenylalanine--tRNA ligase subunit alpha, yielding MTQSLEQIIASASADFAACADAPSLENAKAKYLGKTGAVTDLLKGMATLSPEEKKTRGAEINRTKDAIEAALRARRDALAADALNAKLAAESIDVTLPGRGKGQGGIHPVIRTWQRVEEIFGSIGFDVADGPEIEADWFNFTALNNPPNHPARSMQDTFYVDMNGTDGLPLLLRTHTSPMQVRYARMHASDVTTKGKPIKVIAPGRTYRVDSDATHSPMFHQVEGLWIDENISFADLKGVYTDFLRRFFESDDLQVRFRPSYFPFTEPSAEIDMKFESGPLKGKWLEISGSGQVHPSVVRNFGLDPERYIGFAFGSGLERLTMLRYGIGDLRLFFEGDLRFLKQFA
- the pheT gene encoding phenylalanine--tRNA ligase subunit beta, encoding MQFSESWLRSFCNPSMTTDELAHALTMAGLEVEEVTPAAPPFTKIVVGEIVTREKHPNADKLSLCTVNVGAHAATPLQIVCGAPNARAGIKIPCALVGAELPPGEDGKPFLIKPVKMRGVESNGMLCSARELGISTDHAGLLELAADAPIGADIREYLSLNDSKFLIKLTPNKADCLSVYGVAREVHAITGAPLAPAPTGEVKATLADVLPVKVLAPDLCGRFAGRVVRGVNAKASTPAWMRERLEKSGQRSITALVDISNYVMLELGRPTHVFDLDKVHGGLEVRWGKAGETLKLLNGNTVELYDKVGVIADDHAVESLAGIMGGDSTAVSLDTQNVYVEAAFWHPLAIQGRGRRYNFSTDAGHRFERGVDWETIPAHLDRICALILEICGGEAGPLDDQTVNVPTRKPVTMRIARAQKVIGVPVSADEMSGIFTRLGLPHRRSVVESTGGTDEAIIVTPPSYRFDIEIEEDLIEEIARIYGFDNIPALPPVARAAMHAKRESTRSLHELRAAIAAADYFEAINYSFVDESWERELLGNGNPIKLLNPIASQMAVMRTSLIPGLLANIQYNASHKADRVRVFELGKVFLRDKSVTDGELAVAGIAQPLRLAGAAWGGAVTEQWASAKRAVDFFDVKADLMALLPADVTFAAGEHPLLHPGRSAQIAQGGATIGWIGELHPKHLTKFELSSAPVVFELDVAALQQCPMPVHVPVSKQPLVRRDMALVVANSVNSDALTASLREAAPAFVRAVEVFDVYRGAGLPEGKKSVAIRVLMQDTERTLADNEIEGACQRMLDNVQQQHGAALRA
- the infC gene encoding translation initiation factor IF-3, producing the protein MADKDTRINREITAPEVRLIDKDGEQAGIKSLREAMAMAEDAELDLVEIAPTAQPPVCRIMDYGKFKFQESKRLQEAKSKQKQIEIKEIKLRPQTDEHDYQIKMRKIHEFIAEGDKVKITLRFRGREMAHQEFGVRQLDRIKADTEEICVVEQFPRMEGRLMVMMLAPKKKQVAPAKAAAPAKPAAGASAPAAADGAKAPSTKPAGAPKIAA
- a CDS encoding DUF4240 domain-containing protein, encoding MTHDDFWRHIEGLIHAGAHANKPEPYRKRLAALLDSFDAHQVAWFLHHVNYRLSRLRTRGHWLAATLAHAGACDDEDFAAFRSWVIAHGRDAFDQVLANPDRAASLGIPLDRNGDPKPALNALAWTPGKIFDKKTRSDADTQSAIWKTIAADESTRHEEDFHIGWSYWEPVAPGELERDFPALWAAFGARYRDHLASSDYDDPLAGFVRSAEVKGLGQVNIGDTLVSRHDGTSFVVLGISDTAAIFGDDEYLGGDDFRYIARVQEEDGEIHSNQGLSGRHQRRPDDPDTGPPEEDDDGDMGSGVSDESMELDDAIQARVKAALGDDVRVIYEAYDYDDEDLPVDNLDQRAHKGKIRFVAEDPNDGETFESETLENPTWLDVARVANQMLIALNDHHHVYLEGFDIVKRPKGEAAIAEFSMGS
- a CDS encoding integration host factor subunit alpha; this encodes MPESVTKAELADVLFERLGLNKREAKDMVDYFFEEVREALERGEDVKLSGFGIFNLREKSQRPGRNPKTGEEIPITARRVVTFHASNKLKAQVDAAHAEREPVAG
- the thrS gene encoding threonine--tRNA ligase, which produces MIQVQLPDGSKRPFDKPVSVAEVAASIGAGLAKAALAGKVDGKLVDTSFVIDKDAQLAIVTEKDADGVDVIRHSTAHLLAYAVKELYPEAQVTIGPVIDDGFYYDFSYKRPFTLEDLEKIEAKMAELAKKDEKVLRKVLPRDEAVAYFKGIGEAYKAEIIASIPANEDVSLYSEGAFTDLCRGPHVPSTGRLKHFKLMKVAGAYWRGDHRNEMLTRVYGTAWAKKEDLDAYLFRLEEAEKRDHRKIGKLLDLFHVQDEAPGMVFWHPNGWRIWQVVEQYMRKVYENNGYQEVKGPQILDRTLWEKSGHWENYKDNMFTTESEKRTYAVKPMNCPGHLQIYNAGLHSYKELPLRYGEFGSCHRNESSGSLHGIMRVRGFTQDDGHIFVMEDQIQAECLAFTRLLQKVYADFGFTDIIYKISTRPEKRIGSEESWDKAEKALMDALDAAGAPWEELKGEGAFYGPKIEYSLKDALGRVWQCGTMQVDPNMPARLGAEYVAEDNSRKTPIMLHRAIVGSLERFIGILIENYAGALPLWLAPRQIAVASITSDQNEYAETVVNRLKAAGIRAEADLRADKISYKIRELSLQKLPYIAVVGGKEAEQGAVAVRGRGNQDLGVMPVEKFIELAVSQNRPGMHKTI
- the rpmI gene encoding 50S ribosomal protein L35 encodes the protein MPKMKTKKAASKRLKVRKSGSVKRGHATKRHILTKRTTKNKRQLRGVVTIHESDVGRVKAMLPYA